Proteins encoded together in one Vigna angularis cultivar LongXiaoDou No.4 chromosome 5, ASM1680809v1, whole genome shotgun sequence window:
- the LOC108339630 gene encoding uncharacterized protein LOC108339630: MERWSGVLRVPLHPNSRRFHRVGVSLCLSPETKTLCVPIANAIFFCGDRVEGSGNPVIERISNLQKLSEIVVTKFGSSINAWVIEASVFNGPFAVYKDFILSMNQYGEPSSYNPIGFPASTSTVSLLSNCLEEAKKVILGTQVDSKSGFTSACSFSQPQTFILGFSKGGTVLNQIITEMGFSDIGSNVNSPDVGSEDIYVVPKTKEDLLNSISDIHYVDVGLNTAGAYLTNHGVFERISKRLMQGAPQLRFILHGTPRQWSDKQRDWIRNEKDKMLHLLESEVPKSLGKIKVFSRYYFADMPPSMQMHFEIIESLDVS, translated from the exons ATGGAACGTTGGAGTGGAGTTTTGAGAGTCCCTCTGCATCCTAATAGCAGGAGATTCCATAGGGTTGGTGTGTCTCTCTGCCTTTCTCCGGAAACCAAAACACTTTGT GTACCTATCGCCAATGCTATATTTTTTTGTGGTGACCGGGTTGAAGGGTCAGGTAACCCAGTGATTGAGAGGATATCAAATTTACAAAAACTATCCGAAATTGTTGTGACCAAATTTGGTTCTTCAATCAATGCTTGGGTTATTGAGGCTTCTGTTTTTAATGGACCTTTTGCTGTCTACAAGGACTTCATACTGTCCATGAATCAATACGGAGAACCAAGTTCATATAATCCAATTGGTTTCCCTGCATCTACATCAACTGTGTCACTCTTATCTAATTGCCTGGAAGAA GCAAAAAAAGTCATCTTAGGAACGCAAGTAGATTCAAAGTCTGGCTTCACTTCTGCCTGTTCTTTCTCTCAGCCCCAGACATTCATCCTTGGATTTAGCAAAGGTGGAACTGTGCTGAACCAGATAATTACTGAAATGGGATTCTCAGACATTGGTTCTAACGTGAATTCACCCGATGTGGGATCTGAGGATATTTACGTTGTTCCCAAAACAAAGGAAGACTTACTGAACAGCATCAGCGATATTCATTATGTTGATGTTGGTCTGAACACTGCTGGGGCATACCTAACTAACCATGGTGTGTTTGAGAGAATCTCCAAAAGGCTCATGCAAGGAGCTCCTCAACTCCGTTTTATCCTTCATGGAACACCGAGACAATGGAGTGACAAGCAGCGTGATTGGATACggaatgaaaaagataaaatgctGCATCTTCTTGAATCTGAAGTGCCTAAGAGTTTgggaaaaataaaagtattctCAAGGTATTATTTTGCTGATATGCCTCCAAGTATGCAGATGCACTTTGAAATAATA